From the genome of bacterium:
ATTTTTTGTGTGCAATACTTGGGACAAATTTAATTGATTTTACTATTAGTTCTTTTAGTTCTGGAGGAGGTGGAGGCTTAGCTGGAGTTCATATCCCAGAAAGAGTTTCCATTCCCCGTTTCGACCCGTCGAATGATATTCATCTTCGCCTTTCGGAGCTTTCGCGACTTTGCCACGAGGCAGCCGAGGCAGGGGATGAGGAGAGCATCAAACGCTACGAACGAGAGATAGATATCCTTGCCGCGAAAATCTGGGGGATAACGGATGAGGAGCTTGCGGGGGTGTGGGAGGTGATGGAGGATTGACATTGTGAGCAAAGGGGGTATCTTTTCTATAAATCGGAGGAGAAAATGTCTAATTGGGCAAATGTAGAAATATTAAGGTGGGCAAGGGAAAGGCTGAAAATGAGCTATGAAGATGTTGAGGAGCTATCAAGAAAACTTGGGAAATTTTATACGCCTATCGATGCAGGAGAACTGGAAAAATGGGAGAAAGGGCTTTCCCAGCCTGAACTCGAGCATCTCGAAACATTAGCAGAAATCTATGTCTGCCCTGTTGGATACTTTTTCCTCGATGAAGTGCCAAGGGAACATGATGCCCTTAGTTTCAGGGGATTGTCTAAAGATACTGATGAGTTAAGTCCTAATTCATTGCGCACGCTTCATCGTTTTTTAGAGAAAGCTCAAATGATCGTTCATATAATTAAAGAAGCAGGGGTGGAAATAAAGAAAGAGATTAGGCAAGGTCAGTATTCTGCTTATGATGACCCTATGGAATTAGCCAGAATTGAACGAATGAGGCTTGGCTTTTCTCCAAATGTTAGAGCTGAATGGAATGATTATGAAGATGCATTTAATTGGTGGAGGGGAAGGATAGAAACTCAGGGAGTGTTTTGTCTTCAGATGAAACTTGAACCTTCCGAGATTCGAGGAGCTTCTGCTTGGATAGAGGGTTATCCCTTTATTCTTATAAATCACAGTGATGCCGAGGCTGCTACTGGGAGATTGTTTACTCTTCTTCATGAGTATGCGCATATTCTT
Proteins encoded in this window:
- a CDS encoding ImmA/IrrE family metallo-endopeptidase; this encodes MSNWANVEILRWARERLKMSYEDVEELSRKLGKFYTPIDAGELEKWEKGLSQPELEHLETLAEIYVCPVGYFFLDEVPREHDALSFRGLSKDTDELSPNSLRTLHRFLEKAQMIVHIIKEAGVEIKKEIRQGQYSAYDDPMELARIERMRLGFSPNVRAEWNDYEDAFNWWRGRIETQGVFCLQMKLEPSEIRGASAWIEGYPFILINHSDAEAATGRLFTLLHEYAHIL